Proteins encoded within one genomic window of Chthonomonadales bacterium:
- a CDS encoding DNA-3-methyladenine glycosylase I — translation MASRTDGGARGGRERCAWADAHPLLVEYHDAEWGVPLHDDRKLFEFLVLDAAQAGLSWLTVLRKREGYRQAFHGFDAERVAAYDEPDVERLLADSGIVRNRQKILSAVHNARALLAVQREHGSFDRFIWSFTGGSTRQNRQASPADLPASSPESEAMSRELRRRGFRFVGPTICYAFMQAAGMVNDHVVGCFRHEEVARLAALTDTSNDAATF, via the coding sequence ATGGCGTCCCGCACTGACGGCGGCGCAAGAGGGGGAAGGGAGCGCTGCGCATGGGCGGACGCCCACCCGCTGCTCGTGGAGTACCACGACGCGGAGTGGGGAGTGCCGCTACACGACGACCGGAAGCTCTTCGAGTTCCTGGTGCTGGACGCCGCCCAGGCCGGCCTGAGCTGGCTCACCGTCCTCAGGAAGCGCGAGGGGTACCGGCAGGCGTTCCACGGCTTCGACGCCGAGCGCGTGGCCGCCTACGACGAGCCCGACGTGGAGCGGCTGCTGGCGGACAGTGGCATCGTGCGGAACCGCCAGAAGATCCTGTCGGCGGTTCACAATGCGCGGGCACTCCTCGCTGTGCAGCGCGAGCATGGCTCGTTCGACCGCTTTATCTGGTCGTTCACCGGCGGCTCGACGCGCCAGAACCGCCAGGCGTCGCCGGCGGACCTGCCGGCGAGCTCGCCGGAGAGCGAGGCGATGAGCCGCGAGTTGCGCCGCCGTGGGTTCCGCTTCGTTGGCCCCACCATCTGCTATGCCTTCATGCAGGCTGCCGGCATGGTGAACGACCACGTGGTCGGCTGCTTCCGACACGAGGAGGTGGCGCGTCTCGCGGCTCTAACCGACACGTCAAACGACGCGGCGACCTTCTGA